From one Culex quinquefasciatus strain JHB chromosome 3, VPISU_Cqui_1.0_pri_paternal, whole genome shotgun sequence genomic stretch:
- the LOC6038671 gene encoding lethal(2)neighbour of tid protein 2: MAPPGAKNKNPPNSRKPDRGSSSPGFNWNRFQKQYLTVAFVKSLVFDPARLPLVTWIILAAELFLNVFVVQNVNYTEIDWKAYMQECEGFLNGTTNYALLKGDTGPLVYPAGFVWIYSALYFITSQGRNIRLAQYIFVGIYLVQMWLVLRLYSKSRKLPPYVLVLTTFTSYRIHSIYVLRLFNDPVAILFLYLALNAFIDNRWTLGSVFLSLGVSVKMNILLFAPAILLLFITNLGYFKTLIQLTICGAIQLVLGAPFLLTHPWEYLKGSFDLGRIFEHKWTVNYRFLERDIFESKMFHLALLALHVLLLVAFASPCFKYFQNYCRLRHLEMMLAPQISAKNREVAQEKKRKPAPKPKKEEKAENLSKDQEMFLKSFEKGIKKMANKESNGVAPPPPEPEPEEPAQPNKFSIHFDRATQLCLLPIFLANFIGIVCSRSLHYQFYVWYFHSLPYLTWFTEYGTSLKFLLLLLIEFSWNTYPSTGVSSLILHTCHVILLVGIGRKMFRKIPDLAQISGSSSKATD, encoded by the exons ATGGCACCACCGGGagcgaaaaacaaaaatccacccAATTCCCGCAAGCCAGACCGCGGCTCGTCCTCGCCGGGTTTTAACTGGAATCGCTTCCAGAAGCAATACTTGACGGTGGCATTTGTGAAATCGCTCGTCTTCGATCCGGCCCGGCTGCCGCTCGTTACGTGGATTATTTTGGCAGCGGAATTGTTCCTGAACGTTTTTGTGGTCCAGAATGTGAATTATACGGAGATTGATTGGAAGGCTTACATGCAGGAGTGCGAGGGCTTTCTGAATGGAACTACCAATTACGCCCTGCTAAAAG GAGACACCGGTCCGTTGGTCTATCCGGCGGGTTTCGTGTGGATTTACAGTGCGTTGTACTTTATCACGAGCCAAGGGCGGAACATCCGACTGGCGCAGTACATTTTCGTTGGAATCTACCTCGTTCAGATGTGGCTGGTTCTGCGGTTGTACTCCAAGAGTCGGAAGTTGCCTCCGTACGTGCTTGTGCTGACGACCTTTACGTCGTACCGGATTCATTCGATTTATGTGCTGCGGTTATTCAACGATCCGGTGGCGATTCTGTTCCTTTACTTGGCCTTGAATGCCTTTATTGATAACCGGTGGACGCTGGGAAGTGTCTTCCTGAGTTTGGGCGTTTCGGTTAAGATGAACATTTTGCTGTTTGCACCTGCGATTTTGCTGCTTTTCATCACGAACCTTGGATACTTTAAAACTCTGATTCAGTTGACCATTTGTGGGGCGATTCAGTTGGTTCTGGGAGCTCCCTTCCTGCTGACCCATCCGTGGGAGTATCTCAAAGGAAGCTTTGATTTGGGACGGATCTTCGAGCACAAATGGACCGTCAACTATCGATTCCTGGAAAGGGATATTTTCGAGAGCAAAATGTTTCACCTGGCTCTGCTTGCCTTGCATGTGCTTCTGCTAGTTGCGTTCGCTTCGCCGTGCTTCAAGTATTTCCAAAACTATTGCCGACTGCGCCATCTGGAGATGATGCTGGCCCCGCAGATTTCCGCCAAGAATCGCGAAGTCGCTCAGGAGAAGAAACGCAAGCCAGCACCAAAACCCAAGAAAGAAGAAAAGGCTGAAAACCTCTCCAAGGATCAGGAAATGTTCCTGAAATCCTTCGAAAAGGGCATCAAGAAGATGGCCAACAAGGAATCAAATGGCGTTGCTCCGCCCCCACCGGAACCCGAACCCGAAGAGCCCGCCCAACCCAACAAATTCTCGATCCACTTCGATCGCGCCACCCAGCTCTGTCTCCTCCCGATCTTCCTGGCCAACTTTATCGGCATCGTCTGTTCCCGCAGCCTGCACTACCAGTTCTACGTGTGGTACTTCCACAGTCTGCCCTACCTGACCTGGTTCACCGAATACGGAACAAGCCTCAAGTTCCTGCTTCTGCTGCTCATCGAGTTCAGCTGGAACACCTACCCGAGCACCGGCGTAAGTAGCTTGATTCTTCACACGTGCCACGTCATCCTGCTGGTCGGCATCGGGCGCAAAATGTTCCGTAAAATCCCCGACCTGGCCCAAatcagcggcagcagcagcaaagcGACCGACTGA
- the LOC6043710 gene encoding L-seryl-tRNA(Sec) kinase has translation MNKVCLNVLVGVPGAGKTTLCQRILDCLILKESSIRLIHICFDDFIKFDAKINLENSSFKGKRKRLLELLEEIIQSIKITNRAKLEEINHILYEEFQQKVAIDLAEAPSNYLILIDDNMYYRSMRYQVFQIARRLGTGYFQTYFEVSLESAKSSNSKRSNAVPEEVISRMFYKLEKPDERICRWEKNTVILRNSSDELDIILNTTLNCLERPVAPLEAHGTKNPVEQSFVHKVDLLLRKVVGEMIKQQKEMLNSGEVKLLAEGLLSKRKLLLEDLRAGLVEIDPERVTGEQIQTWLQ, from the coding sequence ATGAATAAGGTTTGCTTGAATGTCCTGGTTGGGGTTCCAGGGGCAGGAAAGACCACGTTATGCCAAAGGATTCTGgattgtttgattttaaaagaGTCCTCGATACGGTTAATCCACATTTGTTTCGATGATTTTATTAAATTCGACGCAAAGATTAACCTGGAAAACAGCTCATTCAAAGGCAAACGAAAGCGACTTCTAGAACTTCTTGAGGAGATTATCCAGAGCATCAAAATTACCAACCGAGCAAAGTTAGAGGAAATCAATCACATTCTCTATGAAGAATTTCAACAGAAAGTAGCAATAGATTTAGCAGAAGCGCCCTCAAACTATCTTATTCTAATAGACGACAACATGTACTACCGGAGCATGCGCTATCAAGTGTTCCAGATTGCTAGAAGACTCGGAACCGGatattttcaaacttatttCGAAGTCAGTTTAGAAAGTGCCAAGTCGAGCAACTCCAAACGATCTAATGCTGTTCCAGAAGAAGTGATTTCTCGGATGTTTTACAAGCTAGAAAAACCGGACGAACGCATTTGTAGGTGGGAAAAGAACACTGTAATTTTAAGAAATTCTTCCGATGAACtagacattattttaaacacaactttaaattgtttggaGCGACCTGTAGCACCATTGGAAGCCCATGGCACGAAGAATCCCGTTGAACAGTCATTCGTTCACAAGGTGGATCTATTGCTTCGAAAAGTGGTTGGCGAAATGATCAAACAACAGAAAGAAATGCTCAACAGTGGTGAGGTCAAACTGTTGGCCGAAGGCTTGTTGAGCAAAAGAAAACTGCTGTTGGAGGATTTGAGGGCAGGTTTGGTTGAGATCGATCCAGAGCGTGTTACCGGCGAGCAAATTCAGACTTGGTTGCAGTAG
- the LOC6043711 gene encoding mitochondrial import inner membrane translocase subunit Tim10B produces the protein MNIELRNLKDFLGLYNRVTELCFSSCVDNFNVRDLSPEEVRCAENCVGKFTNTNQRLMQVYMDVQGKINERRYAEVEALQAKQEAELLQQQQQQQELADSQLPVDGGTSGDSGPEPANLTPVATN, from the exons ATGAACATCGAGCTCCGAAAC CTCAAAGACTTTCTCGGGTTATACAATCGCGTAACGGAGCTCTGCTTCTCGTCCTGCGTGGACAACTTCAACGTCCGCGACCTGTCGCCGGAGGAGGTTCGCTGTGCGGAGAACTGCGTCGGCAAGTTCACCAACACGAACCAGCGGCTGATGCAAGTGTACATGGACGTCCAGGGCAAGATCAACGAGCGCCGGTACGCCGAAGTGGAGGCCCTGCAGGCGAAACAGGAAGCGGAACTgctgcagcaacagcagcagcaacaagagTTGGCCGATAGTCAGTTGCCGGTGGATGGTGGGACTAGCGGGGACAGTGGGCCGGAACCTGCCAATTTGACTCCGGTGGCCACGAATTAG